A window from Herbaspirillum sp. meg3 encodes these proteins:
- a CDS encoding thioredoxin family protein, protein MKILKTLAVFLLLQAGVASTVFAAGQHYAQAQFDALNKSGKPVVVHVHADWCPTCRAQDPIVSALIKDPAFKNVSFLEVDFDAQKDVVKAFNVTQQSTLIVFKGGKEVGRSTGDTRKASIDSLINKAL, encoded by the coding sequence ATGAAAATCCTCAAAACACTCGCCGTCTTTCTACTCCTGCAAGCTGGCGTCGCCAGTACCGTTTTTGCTGCCGGCCAGCATTACGCACAGGCGCAGTTCGATGCGCTCAACAAGAGCGGCAAGCCGGTCGTCGTCCACGTCCACGCGGACTGGTGTCCGACCTGCCGGGCGCAGGATCCCATCGTCTCCGCGCTGATCAAGGATCCGGCGTTCAAGAACGTCAGTTTCCTTGAAGTCGATTTTGACGCGCAGAAAGATGTCGTCAAGGCTTTTAATGTCACACAGCAAAGCACGCTGATCGTCTTCAAGGGAGGCAAGGAAGTGGGGCGTTCCACCGGTGACACTCGCAAGGCATCCATCGACAGCCTGATCAACAAGGCGCTCTGA